The proteins below come from a single Streptomyces sp. MRC013 genomic window:
- the rpsE gene encoding 30S ribosomal protein S5, translating to MAGPQRRGSGAGGGERRDRKGRDGGAAAAEKTAYVERVVAINRVAKVVKGGRRFSFTALVVVGDGDGTVGVGYGKAKEVPAAIAKGVEEAKKHFFKVPRIQGTIPHPIQGEKAAGVVLLKPASPGTGVIAGGPVRAVLECAGVHDILSKSLGSDNAINIVHATVEALKGLQRPEEIAARRGLPLEDVAPAALLRARAGVGA from the coding sequence ATGGCTGGACCCCAGCGCCGCGGAAGCGGTGCCGGTGGCGGCGAGCGGCGGGACCGGAAGGGCCGTGACGGCGGCGCTGCTGCCGCCGAGAAGACCGCGTACGTCGAGCGCGTCGTCGCGATCAACCGCGTCGCCAAGGTTGTGAAGGGTGGTCGTCGCTTCAGCTTCACCGCGCTGGTCGTGGTGGGCGACGGTGACGGCACCGTGGGCGTCGGTTACGGCAAGGCCAAGGAGGTGCCGGCCGCCATCGCCAAGGGTGTGGAGGAGGCCAAGAAGCACTTCTTCAAGGTCCCCCGCATCCAGGGCACCATCCCGCACCCGATCCAGGGCGAGAAGGCCGCGGGCGTCGTCCTGCTCAAGCCGGCTTCCCCCGGTACCGGCGTCATCGCCGGTGGCCCGGTGCGCGCCGTGCTCGAGTGCGCCGGCGTCCACGACATCCTGTCGAAGTCGCTCGGCTCCGACAACGCGATCAACATCGTGCACGCGACCGTGGAGGCCCTGAAGGGCCTGCAGCGCCCCGAGGAGATCGCGGCCCGCCGCGGTCTGCCGCTCGAGGACGTCGCCCCCGCGGCCCTGCTGCGTGCGCGTGCCGGGGTGGGTGCGTAA
- the rplR gene encoding 50S ribosomal protein L18, protein MAYGVKIAKGKAYKGAALKRRHIRIRKKVSGTAERPRLVVTRSNRGITAQVIDDTAGHTVASASTLDASIRGGEGDKSAKAQQVGKLVAERAKAAGVEAVVFDRGGNRYAGRIAALADAAREAGLKF, encoded by the coding sequence ATGGCATACGGCGTGAAGATTGCCAAGGGCAAGGCCTACAAGGGTGCTGCCCTGAAGCGTCGCCACATCCGCATCCGCAAGAAGGTCTCGGGTACCGCCGAGCGTCCGCGCCTGGTCGTCACCCGGTCCAACCGTGGGATCACCGCCCAGGTCATCGACGACACCGCGGGTCACACCGTGGCGTCGGCGTCGACCCTGGACGCGTCCATCCGCGGCGGCGAAGGCGACAAGTCGGCCAAGGCCCAGCAGGTCGGCAAGCTCGTCGCCGAGCGCGCCAAGGCCGCCGGTGTCGAGGCTGTCGTGTTCGACCGTGGCGGCAACAGGTACGCGGGGCGCATCGCCGCCCTGGCGGACGCCGCCCGCGAAGCCGGCCTGAAGTTCTGA
- the rplF gene encoding 50S ribosomal protein L6: MSRIGKLPITVPAGVDVTIDGRTVQVKGPKGTLTHTVAAPIEIVKGEDGVLSVTRPNDERQNKALHGLSRTLVANMITGVTQGYTKALEISGVGYRVAAKGSNLEFQLGYSHPILVEAPEGISFKVESPTKFSVEGIDKQKVGEVAANIRKLRKPDPYKAKGVKYAGEVIRRKVGKAGK; this comes from the coding sequence ATGTCGCGTATCGGCAAGCTCCCCATCACGGTTCCCGCCGGCGTGGACGTCACCATCGATGGCCGTACGGTCCAGGTGAAGGGCCCCAAGGGCACCCTGACCCACACCGTCGCCGCGCCGATCGAGATCGTCAAGGGTGAGGACGGCGTGCTGAGCGTCACCCGCCCCAACGACGAGCGTCAGAACAAGGCCCTGCACGGCCTGTCCCGCACGCTGGTGGCCAACATGATCACCGGTGTGACCCAGGGGTACACGAAGGCGCTCGAGATCAGCGGTGTCGGTTACCGCGTCGCCGCGAAGGGCTCCAACCTGGAGTTCCAGCTCGGCTACAGCCACCCGATCCTCGTCGAGGCGCCCGAGGGCATCTCGTTCAAGGTCGAGTCGCCGACCAAGTTCTCGGTCGAGGGCATCGACAAGCAGAAGGTCGGCGAGGTCGCCGCGAACATCCGCAAGCTGCGCAAGCCCGACCCGTACAAGGCCAAGGGCGTGAAGTACGCGGGCGAGGTCATCCGCCGCAAGGTCGGAAAGGCTGGTAAGTAA
- the rpsH gene encoding 30S ribosomal protein S8, giving the protein MTMTDPIADMLTRLRNANSAYHDSVTMPHSKIKSHIAEILKQEGFITGWKVEDAEVGKNLVLELKFGPNRERSIAGIKRISKPGLRVYAKSTNLPKVLGGLGVAIISTSHGLLTGQQAQKKGVGGEVLAYVW; this is encoded by the coding sequence ATGACCATGACTGATCCGATCGCAGACATGCTTACGCGTCTGCGGAACGCGAACTCGGCGTACCACGACTCCGTGACGATGCCGCACAGCAAGATCAAGTCCCACATCGCGGAGATCCTCAAGCAGGAGGGCTTCATCACGGGCTGGAAGGTCGAGGACGCCGAGGTCGGCAAGAACCTCGTCCTCGAGCTGAAGTTCGGCCCGAACCGCGAGCGCTCCATCGCGGGCATCAAGCGGATCTCGAAGCCCGGTCTCCGGGTCTACGCGAAGTCCACCAACCTGCCGAAGGTCCTCGGCGGTCTCGGCGTGGCGATCATCTCCACGTCGCACGGCCTCCTGACCGGCCAGCAGGCGCAGAAGAAGGGCGTGGGTGGGGAAGTCCTCGCCTACGTCTGGTAG
- a CDS encoding type Z 30S ribosomal protein S14 has translation MAKKALIAKAARKPKFGVRAYTRCQRCGRPHSVYRKFGLCRVCLREMAHRGELPGVTKSSW, from the coding sequence GTGGCGAAGAAGGCTCTGATCGCTAAGGCCGCCCGCAAGCCGAAGTTCGGTGTGCGCGCGTACACCCGCTGCCAGCGCTGCGGCCGGCCCCACTCCGTCTACCGCAAGTTCGGCCTGTGCCGCGTGTGCCTCCGTGAGATGGCTCACCGCGGCGAGCTGCCGGGCGTGACCAAGAGCTCCTGGTAG
- the rplE gene encoding 50S ribosomal protein L5 encodes MATTTTPRLKTKYREEIVGKLRDEFKYENVMQVPGLVKIVVNMGVGDAARDSKLIEGAIRDLTTITGQKPAVTKARKSIAQFKLREGQPIGAHVTLRGDRMWEFLDRTLSLALPRIRDFRGLSPKQFDGRGNYTFGLTEQVMFHEIDQDKIDRVRGMDITVVTTATNDDEGRALLRHLGFPFKEN; translated from the coding sequence ATGGCTACCACCACGACCCCGCGTCTCAAGACGAAGTACCGCGAGGAGATCGTCGGCAAGCTGCGTGACGAGTTCAAGTACGAGAACGTCATGCAGGTTCCGGGCCTCGTCAAGATCGTGGTCAACATGGGTGTGGGCGACGCCGCCCGCGACTCCAAGCTGATCGAGGGCGCCATCCGCGACCTCACCACGATCACCGGTCAGAAGCCGGCCGTCACCAAGGCCCGCAAGTCCATCGCGCAGTTCAAGCTGCGCGAGGGTCAGCCGATCGGTGCCCACGTCACGCTCCGTGGCGACCGCATGTGGGAGTTCCTCGACCGCACCCTGTCGCTCGCGCTGCCGCGCATCCGCGACTTCCGCGGTCTGTCCCCGAAGCAGTTCGACGGCCGTGGCAACTACACCTTCGGTCTCACGGAGCAGGTCATGTTCCACGAGATCGACCAGGACAAGATCGACCGGGTCCGGGGCATGGACATCACCGTGGTCACCACGGCGACCAACGACGACGAGGGTCGTGCCCTCCTCCGTCACCTCGGCTTCCCGTTCAAGGAGAACTGA
- the rplX gene encoding 50S ribosomal protein L24 — protein MKIKKGDLVQVITGKDKGKQGKVIAAFPREDRVLVEGVNRVKKHTKANQPGRASQAGGIVTVEAPIHVSNVQLVVEKDGKKVVTRVGYRFDENGNKIRVAKRTGEDI, from the coding sequence ATGAAGATCAAGAAGGGTGACCTGGTCCAGGTCATCACCGGCAAGGACAAGGGCAAGCAGGGCAAGGTCATCGCGGCCTTCCCCCGTGAGGACCGCGTCCTGGTCGAGGGTGTCAACCGGGTCAAGAAGCACACCAAGGCGAACCAGCCGGGCCGCGCCTCGCAGGCCGGCGGCATCGTCACGGTCGAAGCCCCCATCCACGTGAGCAACGTCCAGCTCGTCGTGGAGAAGGACGGCAAGAAGGTCGTGACCCGCGTCGGTTACCGCTTCGACGAGAACGGCAACAAGATCCGCGTTGCCAAGCGGACGGGTGAGGACATCTGA
- the rplN gene encoding 50S ribosomal protein L14 produces MIQQESRLRVADNTGAKEILCIRVLGGSGRRYAGIGDVIVATVKDAIPGGNVKKGDVVKAVIVRTVKERRRQDGSYIRFDENAAVILKNDGDPRGTRIFGPVGRELREKKFMKIISLAPEVL; encoded by the coding sequence GTGATCCAGCAGGAGTCGCGACTGCGTGTCGCCGACAACACTGGTGCGAAGGAGATCCTTTGCATCCGTGTGCTCGGTGGCTCCGGTCGCCGCTACGCGGGCATCGGTGACGTCATCGTCGCCACCGTCAAGGACGCGATCCCCGGTGGCAACGTGAAGAAGGGTGACGTCGTCAAGGCGGTCATCGTTCGCACCGTCAAGGAGCGCCGCCGCCAGGACGGCTCGTACATCCGCTTCGACGAGAACGCCGCCGTCATTCTGAAGAACGACGGCGACCCTCGCGGCACCCGTATCTTCGGCCCGGTCGGCCGTGAGCTGCGCGAGAAGAAGTTCATGAAGATCATCTCGCTCGCGCCGGAGGTGCTGTAA
- the rpsQ gene encoding 30S ribosomal protein S17: MSENNVTENTAEARGFRKTREGYVVSDKMDKTVVVAVEDRVKHALYGKVIRRTNKLKAHDEQNAAGVGDRVLLMETRPLSATKRWRVVEILEKAK, encoded by the coding sequence ATGAGCGAGAACAACGTGACTGAGAACACCGCCGAAGCACGCGGCTTCCGCAAGACCCGCGAGGGTTACGTCGTCAGCGACAAGATGGACAAGACCGTCGTCGTCGCCGTCGAGGACCGCGTCAAGCACGCCCTGTACGGCAAGGTCATCCGCCGTACCAACAAGCTCAAGGCGCACGACGAGCAGAACGCCGCGGGTGTCGGCGACCGCGTCCTCCTCATGGAGACCCGGCCGCTGTCCGCGACGAAGCGCTGGCGCGTCGTCGAGATCCTCGAGAAGGCCAAGTAA
- the rpmC gene encoding 50S ribosomal protein L29, whose translation MSAGTKASELRELSNEELVGKLREAKEELFNLRFQAATGQLENHGRLKAVRKDIARIYTLMRERELGIETVESA comes from the coding sequence ATGTCGGCCGGTACCAAGGCGTCCGAGCTGCGCGAGCTGAGCAACGAGGAGCTTGTCGGCAAGCTCCGCGAGGCCAAGGAAGAGCTGTTCAACCTCCGCTTCCAGGCGGCGACCGGGCAGCTCGAGAACCACGGCCGGCTGAAGGCCGTCCGCAAGGACATCGCCCGGATCTACACCCTCATGCGTGAGCGTGAGCTCGGCATCGAGACGGTGGAGAGCGCCTGA
- the rplP gene encoding 50S ribosomal protein L16, whose product MLIPRRVKHRKQHHPKRSGMSKGGTQVAFGEYGIQALTPAYVTNRQIEAACIAMTRHIKRGGKVWINIYPDRPLTKKPAETRMGSGKGSPEWWVANVKPGRVMFELSYPNEKIAREALTRAAHKLPMKCRIVRREAGEA is encoded by the coding sequence ATGCTGATCCCCCGTAGGGTCAAGCACCGCAAGCAGCACCACCCGAAGCGCAGCGGTATGTCCAAGGGTGGTACGCAGGTTGCGTTCGGCGAGTACGGCATCCAGGCCCTGACTCCGGCGTACGTGACCAACCGCCAGATCGAGGCGGCCTGTATCGCGATGACCCGCCACATCAAGCGTGGCGGCAAGGTCTGGATCAACATCTACCCGGACCGTCCGCTGACCAAGAAGCCCGCCGAGACCCGCATGGGTTCCGGTAAGGGTTCCCCGGAGTGGTGGGTCGCGAACGTCAAGCCCGGTCGGGTGATGTTCGAGCTGTCCTACCCGAACGAGAAGATTGCGCGTGAGGCGCTTACCCGCGCTGCTCACAAGCTTCCGATGAAGTGCCGGATCGTTCGGCGCGAGGCAGGTGAGGCGTGA
- the rpsC gene encoding 30S ribosomal protein S3 has translation MGQKVNPHGFRLGITTDFKSRWYADKLYKDYVKEDVAIRRMMTSGMERAGISKVEIERTRDRVRVDIHTARPGIVIGRRGAEADRIRGDLEKLTGKQVQLNILEVKNPEVDAQLVAQAVAEQLSSRVSFRRAMRKSMQSAMKAGAKGIKIQCGGRLGGAEMSRSEFYREGRVPLHTLRANVEYGFFEAKTTFGRIGVKVWIYKGDVKNIAEVRAENAAARAGNRPARGGADRPARGGGRGERGGRGRKPQQNAAAEAPKAEAAAAAPAESTGTEA, from the coding sequence ATGGGCCAGAAGGTAAACCCGCACGGGTTCCGGCTCGGCATCACCACCGACTTCAAGTCGCGCTGGTACGCCGACAAGCTGTACAAGGACTACGTCAAGGAAGACGTCGCCATCCGTCGGATGATGACGTCCGGCATGGAGCGCGCCGGCATCTCCAAGGTCGAGATCGAGCGCACCCGCGACCGCGTCCGCGTGGACATCCACACGGCCCGCCCGGGCATCGTCATCGGCCGCCGCGGCGCCGAGGCCGACCGCATCCGCGGCGACCTGGAGAAGCTCACCGGCAAGCAGGTCCAGCTGAACATCCTCGAGGTCAAGAACCCCGAGGTCGACGCTCAGCTCGTGGCCCAGGCCGTGGCCGAGCAGCTGTCCTCCCGCGTCTCCTTCCGCCGCGCCATGCGCAAGAGCATGCAGTCGGCGATGAAGGCGGGCGCCAAGGGCATCAAGATCCAGTGCGGCGGCCGCCTCGGCGGCGCCGAGATGTCCCGCTCGGAGTTCTACCGCGAGGGCCGTGTGCCGCTGCACACGCTCCGCGCGAACGTCGAGTACGGCTTCTTCGAGGCCAAGACCACCTTCGGCCGCATCGGCGTGAAGGTCTGGATCTACAAGGGCGACGTCAAGAACATCGCCGAGGTTCGCGCCGAGAACGCCGCCGCCCGCGCCGGCAACCGTCCGGCCCGCGGCGGTGCCGACCGCCCGGCCCGCGGCGGTGGCCGTGGCGAGCGCGGCGGTCGCGGCCGCAAGCCGCAGCAGAACGCCGCTGCCGAGGCCCCCAAGGCCGAGGCCGCTGCCGCTGCTCCGGCTGAGAGCACCGGAACGGAGGCCTGA
- the rplV gene encoding 50S ribosomal protein L22: MEARAQARYIRVTPMKARRVVDLIRGMDATEAQAVLRFAPQAASVPVKKVLDSAIANAAHNYDQTDASSLYISEAYVDEGPTLKRFRPRAQGRAYRIRKRTSHITVVVSSKEGTR; this comes from the coding sequence ATGGAAGCCAGGGCCCAGGCGCGGTACATCCGCGTCACGCCCATGAAGGCCCGCCGCGTGGTGGACCTCATCCGTGGCATGGACGCCACGGAGGCTCAGGCGGTCCTGCGTTTCGCCCCGCAGGCCGCGAGCGTGCCGGTCAAGAAGGTGCTGGACAGCGCCATCGCGAACGCCGCGCACAACTACGACCAGACGGACGCCTCGTCGCTGTACATCAGCGAGGCGTACGTGGACGAGGGCCCGACCCTGAAGCGGTTCCGGCCGCGCGCCCAGGGCCGTGCCTACCGGATCCGTAAGCGGACCAGCCACATCACCGTGGTCGTCAGCAGCAAGGAAGGAACCCGGTAA
- the rpsS gene encoding 30S ribosomal protein S19 has product MPRSLKKGPFVDDHLIKKVDAQNEAGTKNVIKTWSRRSMIVPAMLGHTIAVHNGKTHIPVFVTESMVGHKLGEFSPTRTFRGHVKEDRKSKRR; this is encoded by the coding sequence ATGCCGCGCAGTCTCAAGAAGGGGCCCTTCGTCGACGACCACCTGATCAAGAAGGTGGACGCCCAGAACGAAGCCGGCACCAAGAACGTCATCAAGACCTGGTCCCGTCGCTCGATGATCGTCCCGGCCATGCTCGGCCACACGATCGCGGTGCACAACGGCAAGACCCACATCCCGGTGTTCGTCACCGAGTCGATGGTCGGCCACAAGCTCGGCGAGTTCTCGCCGACGCGCACCTTCCGGGGTCACGTCAAGGAAGACCGGAAGTCGAAGCGCCGCTGA